ATCACGAAGTGTTTTCACATCGGCAATGTGTTTCAGAATGTCATAGAAGTATCGTTTTCCCCTTCTTCTAAAGTAAGCGTTGAAATACTCCTCCTCAGTGGCATTTTCCTCATAGTCATTGAGCAAAGTCCTCACCGTATCCGGAATTCGCTTGGTAGGTATTTTGATAACCTTCTCAGCAATATTCCCTTTTCCATCCGGATCAAGCCCTCCACCTATCACCACCTGCATGGCGGGAGATACCTTGTCACCATTCTTGATGCTACTGCCATGGAAGCCAATATTGGCCACCATATGCTGGCCACAAGAGTTCATACATCCGCTTATTTTTATTTTAATCAAAGTTTCATCCACCAGGTGGGGAAACTCATCACGGATCAAATCTTCCAAAACAAGGGCCAGTGCAGTACTATTGGTCACCCCAAGGTTACAGGTGTCTGTACCCGGGCAGGCTGTCACATCCGCGAGGGTATCAAAGCCCGGAGCTGCATAATCCAACTCCTGCAAGGCCTGGTACACCGCGGGGATATTCTCCAGACGGATGTATTTGAGTAGCAACCCCTGGTTGAGGGTAAACCGAATGTCTTCAGCAGCATATGTTCGAGCTATGTCAGCCAGTTTTCTTGCCTTTGGTGATTTGATGTCTCCAAGAGGTATTCTCACTTTCACGGCGTAGAATCCTTCCTGCTTCTGCTCAAACACGTTGGTGAGAAACCATTCCTTATAAGCAGTATTGGGCTCAAAATCACCCACTCCCAAGATCGACTGATCCTCAGGCACTTTGGTGATCACCTTTTTGGTGTTGATCTTGTAGGTCTGATGCTTCAGAGATTTGCGCTCTTCTTCTATCAGTTTCATGAACCCTTCAAGACCGATCCCCTTGTTAGGCTCTATCAGATACTTCAGTCTCGCTTTGTGTCTTCGCTCCCGCTCTCCGTACCGATCAAACACCCGAAGGCCTGCTTCTATAAAAGGAATCAGTTCATCCTGAGGTAGGAAATCATAAGCCAACTGCCCCATAAATGACTGAGCACCAAGCCCACCACCTACAATCACTTCAAATCCGTAGGCGCCATTCTTGATCTTAGGAATAAACCCAAAATCATGGATATAAGTGAATGCCGCATCCGACTTAGAGGATGAAAAAGCAATTTTCACCTTTCTCCCCATTTCCTGACAAATGGGGTTTCTGAGGAAGTACTCAAATACCCCCTGAGCGTAGGGAGATACATCAAACGGCTCCTCGGGATCAATACCCGCATATGGAGAAGCCGTCACGTTGCGAACGGTATTACCACAAGCCTCCTTGGTGGTCACCCCTACGGACTCCAGAGCCTCCCACATTTCCGGTGTATCCTGCAGCCTCACAAAATGAAGTTGGATATTTTGTCTGGTAGTGAGGTGAAGGTTACCATTCGTATATTTTTCTGAAAGATTGGCCACCGTCTCCAGCTGATCCGGGGTGATTTTCCCAAACGGCAGCTTCAAACGAAACATCTGCACGCCTTGCTGACGCTGCCCATAAACTCCTCTGGCCAGACGAAAAGACTTGAAACGCTCCTCAGGTATTCTGCCAAGATTAAAATCCTGGATTTTATCCTTGAGCTCTTTGATGTCGGCTTTGGCCTCTTTGCTGATGTCTTTTGTGATCATTTTTTTGTTTTTTCTATAAAAAAAGCCCCTGAATGAAGTCTCCCGGGGCTTTAGTTACACAATGAAAATATTTTATTTATTTCTGGTGCTTCCCGGGATGTCATGTACAAATGCAGCATATGCAACACACGCATGCGCAGCAACAACATGACATTAGAAAGAATAAAGGGTTACAATTGAACTTAAAAGGCATTATGATAAAAGTTGTTGGATAAAAAGGTGCTGTATTTCAGTAAGGGATAGGGATCACTTACAACAACAGCAACAACAACTCATCGAATGTCTCGAGAGGTCAATTGACTTAAAAAAGAAGGTTGTTTGTAAATTCATGGTCAATTAATTCATATTTATTCCGGCAACCGCCAGAAACAGGAATTAGCACCTTAAACATTGCTTTCAGGTTGCTAGCGCTTCACAGAGCCCGTCTCTCCACGCTTCTTTATAAATCAATTATACGCTAATTGATGAGGCAAAGGTGAGTCACAAAACTGAGACTTCAAAACTTCCGAATCAAAATAACGATAACTTGTATTGAAAAATTCAATTTTTCAAAATTTTACGCTCATATTTCCAATTTTCGCAAATGAACCACTGGCATTTCCAGCATTTCACTTCCTTCGTTAATAAGCGCGCACCTCAGAGCCTTTCATGAAATTCATAAAGGCCTTATTTACCACCCGGTTTCCCCCAGGGGTAGGGTAATCACCCGTAAAGTACCAATCGCCAATATGGTTAGGGCATGCCTTGTGTAGGTTTTCTACTGTTTGATAGACTACTTCCAGTTCAGCTTTCATGCCTTTAGGCCGAACAATATTCGTAATCATGGCTGAAACTTCATCGTAAGTGAAAGGAGCATACAGTTCCTTCACAAAGTTGCGCTGATTTTTATCTCCCGTGCTGGCCAGACATTTTTCATATACCTCGTCCAACAGATACTCCTTATCATGCTTCTGAAGCAAGGCAAGCACCGCCCTGAAGGCCACAAAATCCTTCATCTTACTCATATCTATCCCATAGCAGTCCGGGAATCGTATCTGAGGAGCAGATGATACAATCACCACTTTTTTAGGCTCCAGCCTATCCAGCAGTGTCAGAATACTTTTCTCCAAAGTGGTACCCCTCACGATAGAATCATCGATTACCACGAGTGTATCTTTTCGCTTATTGATCACCTCATAGGTGGTGTCATATACGTGCGCCACCAGATCGTCTCTGTGCGCATCATCGGTAATGAAAGTTCGAAGTTTGGCATCCTTCAACACTAACTTCTCCACCCTTGGGCGAAAAGAAAGTAACTCTTCCAGTGAATCCGCACTGGGCTTCTGATCGAGTATAATATCCTTTCGCTGGGCAATGAGGTAATTATCAATACCTCTCAGGAGGCCCAAAAAGGAGGTTTCCGCTGTATTGGGGATGTACGAGAAAACTGCATTTTTCAGGTCAAAATTGACCGATTTGAGGACGCTCGGGATAAGTAGTTCTCCCAATTTCCGGCGCTCATTGTAGATATCAGGATCGGTACCTCTGGAAAAATAAATCCGCTCAAAAGAACAGGACTTTTTCACCCTTGGCTCAATAAACTTCACCTCCCTGTAGCTACCATCTTTCTCAATGATCAATGCATGACCCGGTGGTATTTCACGGATCTCATTGTAATTACATTCGAAGGTGGTTTTGATGGCTGGCTTCTCTGAAGCCACTACCACCACATCATCATCGGCATAGTAGTAGGCTGGTCGTATGCCATTGGGATCGCGCGCTACGAATGCTGCGCCATACCCCAGCATCCCCGTCATGGTGTATCCACCATCAAAGTCGCGACAGGACTTTTCAAGAATACGCTGCAGATCCAGTTCCTGCTCTATGATATCTGTGATTTCAATATTGGTTTTAGTCCCCCTGTATTTATTAAAAACTGCCTGATTGGCTTCATCCAAAAAGTGGCCAATTTTCTCCATCACAGTGACGGTATCCACCATTTCCTTAGGGTGCTGCCCCAAAGAGACCAGCTTGTCAAAAAGCTCGTCCACGTTAGTCATGTTGAAGTTGCCGGCCATCACCAGGTTTCGACTTCTCCAGTTATTTTGTCTTAAAAAAGGATGGCAGCTTTCGATCCCGTTCTTTCCATGTGTACCATACCTCAGGTGACCCAGCCATACTTCACCGGTGAAAGCATAATTATCTTTCATCCATTGAGCATCGTAGAAGCTGTCGCCTCCTTCCTTCTTTGCTTTATTATATTTTCTGCTGATTTTGCCGAATATGTCCTCGATCGGCTGCTGATTGGTGGTGCGGTATCTGCTGATGTATCTGGTGCCGGGCGGCATATCCAGTTTGATGTTGGCTACTCCTACGCCATCCTGCCCCCTATTGTGCTGCTTTTGCATGAGCAGGTACATCTTTTTTGCTGCAAACGCCGGAGATCCGTATTTATCAATGTAATACTGGAGGGGCTTTCTGAGGCGAAGTACAGCTACTCCACATTCGTGTTTGATAGGGTCGCTCATGGTTAGTTACCAATCAAGGAATTTAATAATTTCTGCAATGTTATTCAATATTTCCGGCCTAAAGAAAAACCACAACAAACCGGAGGTGAAAATAGTTGCAATTATCCGCTGACTGACAGGGATTCCTACCTGAAGGTCGCTTATTTCTTGTTTAAGAAAAAAGAAATAAGGGATTTTCAGATAAAAGAAAAGGGAGAAAATAACACTCAAAATCGCTACGATCAAATAAGTAAGCATCACCGGATCACCCACCTGCTGATACCAGTCCCACATCACTGTAAACAGGTAAAATTTAGCAGTGAACCCTACTGTGGGTGGAAGGCCGATCAAAGCGATCATCACTACTACCATCAACCCACCCATATAAGCCTCGGTTTTTGAAAGTCCCGAGAAATGATTGATCTCTGTTTTGCCATGAATTTCGAAAACGGAAACCAGATAAAATACAGCTACATTCATCATGGCATAAACCACCGCATACCAGGCAAAGGCCACCGCACCATTTTCAAACGGAATGAGCAAGGTCACTAAAATAAATCCCGAATGAGCAATGGCCCCGTACGCAATCATCCGCTTAACATTGGTCTGCCCCAAAGCGCCAAGTGTGCCAAGAACGATTGTGAAGATGCCAATCACGGAAATGGTAACGTACAGCCAGTAAAGTTCCTGAACCCCCACAGTCATGAGGATTCGGTGAAGCAACACAAACCCACCCAACTTTGGAACTACTGAAAGTACCATTACGGCATCAGTTGGTGCTTCCTGATAGGCAGAGGGCACCCAAATGTGAAATGGAACTGCACTCACCTTGAAGAGTATTCCGCCAATGAAAAGTAAAATTCCCACGTTCAGGAGCACCGGATCTCCCGTCAGGTGAAGATCCATTTCAGAAAGCGACAGAGTCCCCGTAAAACCGTAAATAAGTGACATTCCGTAAAGCGCCAGTGCAGACGTGACGCCCCCAAAAATGAGGTATTTCATTCCAGCCTCAAAAGCTCCCTTCCTAAAATTGAAATTGGTGAGCATGTAGGCCGAAAACGATGTAAGCTCTACCGCCAGATAGATCACCAGGAGGTGATTGACAGAGAGCATCAGAGTACTACCTAATATCAGAGAAAGAATCAGAAAATAATACTCAGACCGGTGCCTTTCGGCTGTAGGAAAAAACACAATCCACAGTGAGGTCACGCCAAACAAAAGTTTCATGATTTGCCCCATTGAATCAGTCACCAGCGTTTGGTCAAATAAAAATCCAGAAACACCATCTACCTGAACCAACCACATGGCCACCAAGATGACCACCACGTAGATCACCCGACTCACCAGAGTTTGCTTCCATACAAGACCGGCCATCAACAGAATAAGGGCACCTGCAGCCAGCGAAATTTCAAAACTCAGGCCTCCGAGACTGTCTAAAATATTGGTGAGCTGATTGGTGAGCATGGTCTATTTATTTAGGAAATAGTGCCCCTGATCCAGCACACGCTCTACAAAAAACTGAATGGAATTGTCGATGGGATCAAGAATCAGTGAAGGAAACACCCCGAAGAGCACTACCAATACTGCCAGCGGAGCCAGCATCAACCATTCCCGAATAGTGAGATCCCGCATTAAAGACTCCCATTCGCGCTCCCTGGTCCAGAACTTACCAAAAAACATCCGCTGAAGGGTCCACAGATAATACCCGGCTGAAATGATAATCCCGAGCACGGCCACCATACCTATCCATCTCGGGAATATGCCCGTGAGCGACTCTGTGCCGATGGCCCCCATAAGTACCAAAACTTCTCCAACAAATCCGGAGAGTCCAGGCAGCCCCAAAGAGGCAAAAAAGAATAAAACCACGAAAAAGGTATATTGAGGCATTTTACTCGCTAGGCCACTCAGGTTTTCAATTTGCCGATCATGGGTGCGGTCATAGATCACCCCTACTATCAGGAACAATGCTCCGGAAATAAAGCCGTGGGATACCATCTGAAACAATGAACCGGAAACGCCTTCGCTGGTGATCGCTGCCAGACCAAGCAGGACAAACCCCATGTGGGAGACGGAAGAATAGGCAATCAATTTTTTAATGTCATTCTGAGCCATGGCCACCAGGCCACCATAGATAATAGAGATCAACCCAATGACGGCCACTGGATAAGCCATGGAGATTGCTGCATCCGGGAAAATGGCATAACAAATCCTAAAAAGACCATACCCTCCTACTTTCAAGAGCACCCCTGCCAGGAGTACAGAAATGGCCGTTGGTGCCTCCACGTGGGCATCCGGTAGCCATGTATGGAAAGGCACGGCGGGCAGTTTGATCATAAACCCGACAAGCAACAGGATAAAAGCCACAGACCTCAGAGGCATTCCCCAGAGCACATATCCACTTTCCGGGGACAGCAGTGTATTACTCAGATAAACACCGTCCATCATCTGGATCAGACTAAAAGTATTCGTTTGTGCGCCGGCACCATCTATACTCCCTACTGACAGGTACAGACCGATCATCACGATGAGGATAAACAACGAACCCAGAAGGGTATATAAGAAAAATTTGATTGAAGCGTAAGACCTCCTCGGCCCTCCCCATATCCCGATGAGGAAAAACATAGGGAGCAACATGAATTCAAAGAAGACATAGAAAAGGAAAAAGTCGAGTGAAGCGAAGCACCCGATCAAACTCCCGCTCAAAATGAGATAAAGCATGAAATATCCCTTCACTTTGGTAGTCAGCTTCCAGGAGGAAACCACACCGATCACCAGCAAAATGGTGCTCATCACAATGAGCGGCATGCTGATGCCATCCACGCCCACCGAATAGTCCACCTGAAGGGATCCATAATTGCCCAACTGAAGTGAAAACCAGGGTGCCAACTCTACATACTGGAAAGCATCCGCCCAGGCCTTTGGCTGAATGGAGCCATCAAATCCAAAAAACAGGATCAGGCCAAAAACCAACTGTACCAAGGTGGCTCCCAATGCAATCCATCGAATGGCCTGACGCGAAGAAGCCGGCAAGACCCCCACCACAAAAGCGGCTGCCAACGGCAAAAAAATCATCCAACTAAGCAGGTAGTTCATCATATTTTCTACTTAACTAATATTGAGACCACAGCACAAGCAGCAACAGCAGGAGCATCATCCAGATAAGCTGATTCTGAACCTTGCCCGATTGTATTTTGCTAAACATTCCCCCCACACCTCTGGATAGCCAGGCTACGAAATTAACCAGTCCATCCACAACTTCACGATCGATCACGGCCAAAGCTTTACTAAAAACCACAGTGGACACTCCCGCTGCATTAACTAACCAATCAATCACTTTCCGATCAAAAACACGGGCTGCCCCCGCCATCCTTATATAATTCTTTGACAAACCTTCGTAAACTCTTTCCAGATACCATCCCTCAAAGATCAATCGGCTGTACCACTTCGTTGGCACCTGAGCCATCTGATAGCTCAAAGTGCGCATTGACCCGGGTCTGAAGAAAATGTAGCTGATCGCCAAACCGCCAATGGCCAGCGCTATGGATAATATCATGGTCCAAATCTGGATGCTTCCATGTCCATGACCGACAGTGTCTCCAAACACAAAAGAACCCAGCCACCAACCATTGGCATCCAGTGGATTGAGTGCATTGGCCAGCCAAAGTGCTCCCGCTGACAAAACGATCAACGGAACCTTCACCAGACCCAGTGGCTCCATTTGAGGGAGCTTTTCAATGGCAGTACGGGGATTGCCATAAAAAACCAAAAGGATTTGCCGCCCAATATAGATGGGCGTAAGCAGTGCAGTAATAAATGCCAGATCTGACACCAGATAAGCCAGCCAGTACCCCTGGGTAGAATGCCCTGTCGCCCAGAGCCAGACCTCAGACAAAATACCTTCTTTTGACAGAAAACCTGAAAACAATGGGAGTCCTGAGAGTGCGAGCCCACAGATGATAAAAGCGATGTGCGTAAAAGGCAACACTTTTCTTAACCCACCCATCATTCGCATGTCCTGAGCATCAAAGGTGGAATCGTCATGCTTAAGGGTGTGGAGGTAATGAATAACCGCACCAGCCGCCAGAAACAGCCCCGCCTTAAAAAAAGCATGGGTCCAGAGGTGAAAAAGAGATG
This Marinoscillum sp. 108 DNA region includes the following protein-coding sequences:
- a CDS encoding HEPN domain-containing protein → MITKDISKEAKADIKELKDKIQDFNLGRIPEERFKSFRLARGVYGQRQQGVQMFRLKLPFGKITPDQLETVANLSEKYTNGNLHLTTRQNIQLHFVRLQDTPEMWEALESVGVTTKEACGNTVRNVTASPYAGIDPEEPFDVSPYAQGVFEYFLRNPICQEMGRKVKIAFSSSKSDAAFTYIHDFGFIPKIKNGAYGFEVIVGGGLGAQSFMGQLAYDFLPQDELIPFIEAGLRVFDRYGERERRHKARLKYLIEPNKGIGLEGFMKLIEEERKSLKHQTYKINTKKVITKVPEDQSILGVGDFEPNTAYKEWFLTNVFEQKQEGFYAVKVRIPLGDIKSPKARKLADIARTYAAEDIRFTLNQGLLLKYIRLENIPAVYQALQELDYAAPGFDTLADVTACPGTDTCNLGVTNSTALALVLEDLIRDEFPHLVDETLIKIKISGCMNSCGQHMVANIGFHGSSIKNGDKVSPAMQVVIGGGLDPDGKGNIAEKVIKIPTKRIPDTVRTLLNDYEENATEEEYFNAYFRRRGKRYFYDILKHIADVKTLRDEDYQDWGKVDDFVPEIGVGECAGVMMDLVGTILNDAGDRLASGKRTLAEGKWADAIYYSYNTFVIGAKAILLSKDIQCNTHIGIIEDFQKHCVETGEFEGIESFSELVLQINKYEPDEAFAAAYLGQANDFFAQVNNFRSKEAKDKLVVNEFYKA
- a CDS encoding amidophosphoribosyltransferase; translation: MSDPIKHECGVAVLRLRKPLQYYIDKYGSPAFAAKKMYLLMQKQHNRGQDGVGVANIKLDMPPGTRYISRYRTTNQQPIEDIFGKISRKYNKAKKEGGDSFYDAQWMKDNYAFTGEVWLGHLRYGTHGKNGIESCHPFLRQNNWRSRNLVMAGNFNMTNVDELFDKLVSLGQHPKEMVDTVTVMEKIGHFLDEANQAVFNKYRGTKTNIEITDIIEQELDLQRILEKSCRDFDGGYTMTGMLGYGAAFVARDPNGIRPAYYYADDDVVVVASEKPAIKTTFECNYNEIREIPPGHALIIEKDGSYREVKFIEPRVKKSCSFERIYFSRGTDPDIYNERRKLGELLIPSVLKSVNFDLKNAVFSYIPNTAETSFLGLLRGIDNYLIAQRKDIILDQKPSADSLEELLSFRPRVEKLVLKDAKLRTFITDDAHRDDLVAHVYDTTYEVINKRKDTLVVIDDSIVRGTTLEKSILTLLDRLEPKKVVIVSSAPQIRFPDCYGIDMSKMKDFVAFRAVLALLQKHDKEYLLDEVYEKCLASTGDKNQRNFVKELYAPFTYDEVSAMITNIVRPKGMKAELEVVYQTVENLHKACPNHIGDWYFTGDYPTPGGNRVVNKAFMNFMKGSEVRAY
- a CDS encoding NADH-quinone oxidoreductase subunit N — its product is MLTNQLTNILDSLGGLSFEISLAAGALILLMAGLVWKQTLVSRVIYVVVILVAMWLVQVDGVSGFLFDQTLVTDSMGQIMKLLFGVTSLWIVFFPTAERHRSEYYFLILSLILGSTLMLSVNHLLVIYLAVELTSFSAYMLTNFNFRKGAFEAGMKYLIFGGVTSALALYGMSLIYGFTGTLSLSEMDLHLTGDPVLLNVGILLFIGGILFKVSAVPFHIWVPSAYQEAPTDAVMVLSVVPKLGGFVLLHRILMTVGVQELYWLYVTISVIGIFTIVLGTLGALGQTNVKRMIAYGAIAHSGFILVTLLIPFENGAVAFAWYAVVYAMMNVAVFYLVSVFEIHGKTEINHFSGLSKTEAYMGGLMVVVMIALIGLPPTVGFTAKFYLFTVMWDWYQQVGDPVMLTYLIVAILSVIFSLFFYLKIPYFFFLKQEISDLQVGIPVSQRIIATIFTSGLLWFFFRPEILNNIAEIIKFLDW
- a CDS encoding NuoM family protein produces the protein MMNYLLSWMIFLPLAAAFVVGVLPASSRQAIRWIALGATLVQLVFGLILFFGFDGSIQPKAWADAFQYVELAPWFSLQLGNYGSLQVDYSVGVDGISMPLIVMSTILLVIGVVSSWKLTTKVKGYFMLYLILSGSLIGCFASLDFFLFYVFFEFMLLPMFFLIGIWGGPRRSYASIKFFLYTLLGSLFILIVMIGLYLSVGSIDGAGAQTNTFSLIQMMDGVYLSNTLLSPESGYVLWGMPLRSVAFILLLVGFMIKLPAVPFHTWLPDAHVEAPTAISVLLAGVLLKVGGYGLFRICYAIFPDAAISMAYPVAVIGLISIIYGGLVAMAQNDIKKLIAYSSVSHMGFVLLGLAAITSEGVSGSLFQMVSHGFISGALFLIVGVIYDRTHDRQIENLSGLASKMPQYTFFVVLFFFASLGLPGLSGFVGEVLVLMGAIGTESLTGIFPRWIGMVAVLGIIISAGYYLWTLQRMFFGKFWTREREWESLMRDLTIREWLMLAPLAVLVVLFGVFPSLILDPIDNSIQFFVERVLDQGHYFLNK
- a CDS encoding NADH-quinone oxidoreductase subunit L; amino-acid sequence: MTTSAIYIALVLIFPLLGGIITYLSGSKNAGRLSLIGMLPGAVMAGFLIYQSYEASVMVRWEWLPGYELGWAIDRISAVLIGLVYLVSLLVHLFSAHYLSHDRAIHRYFGKLGFFTSSMIGLLAADHFLVIFIFWELVGFSSYLLIGFWFEDKEKAVAARKAFMINRVADAGLLIGVILMITELNQPFLSSLTGGNSSLLVNLAGFGLMIGALGKSAQFPFSGWLPKAMAGPTPVSALIHAATMVAAGVYLLIRVVPFLSPMVLNATAVIGAVTAFMAAVSALTQHDIKKVLAYSTISQLGYMVMGIGAGAHESSLFHLWTHAFFKAGLFLAAGAVIHYLHTLKHDDSTFDAQDMRMMGGLRKVLPFTHIAFIICGLALSGLPLFSGFLSKEGILSEVWLWATGHSTQGYWLAYLVSDLAFITALLTPIYIGRQILLVFYGNPRTAIEKLPQMEPLGLVKVPLIVLSAGALWLANALNPLDANGWWLGSFVFGDTVGHGHGSIQIWTMILSIALAIGGLAISYIFFRPGSMRTLSYQMAQVPTKWYSRLIFEGWYLERVYEGLSKNYIRMAGAARVFDRKVIDWLVNAAGVSTVVFSKALAVIDREVVDGLVNFVAWLSRGVGGMFSKIQSGKVQNQLIWMMLLLLLLVLWSQY